The following nucleotide sequence is from Dialister pneumosintes.
GAATGAAATGAAACGTAGTTTAAATTTAAATGAGAATATCATGAGGTTATTTGGAATCACATTACTATGAATAATAGATACATTTTATTTGCTTTTGATAAATAAAGAAGATATAATCACATGTATCAAATAATTCGATATAATAAAACATTATGATTAAAATGTTTTAAAAGGAGGCGCCATGAAGTTCCCTTCACTTAAGATTGGTGATTTATGTGCTCGTATTCCGATTATTCAAGGCGGAATGGGGATTGGAGTTAGTTTGTCCGGATTGGCAGGTGCTGTTGCCAAAGAAGGGGGAATTGGTGTCATTTCTGCAGCACAACCCGGATACAAGGAAGAAGATTTCTTCCGTAATACATTCAAAGCAAATATACGTGCTTTAGCTAAGCACTTGAAAAAGGCAAGAGAAATAGCACCTAAAGGTGTAATTGGCGTAAATGTAATGTGTCGTGGGGAAAATTATGAAGACTATGTAACTTGTGCTATTAATAACGGTGCAGATATTATTTTTTCCGGTGCCGGATTACCTAAAAAATTACCGGCTTTGGTAGAAGGAACAAAAACTAAAATTGCTCCCATTCTTTCTACAGCAAAAGCAGCCAGAGTACTTCTTCATTTGTGGGAAAAACATTATAATCGTACTGCTGATGCTATTGTTATTGAAGGACCTAAAGCAGGCGGACATTTAGGATATAGTCGTGAAGAAGTAAGAGAATTGGCACATAGCGGTTATGAATCACAAATTCAAAAAGTACTGGAAGTAGTACGTACGTATGAAGAAAAATTCAAGAAGAAAATTCCTGTCGTATTTGGCGGTGGAGTTTTTGATAAAAAAGATATAGAACACTATTTGAGTTTAGGGCTGTCCGGCGTACAGATGGCATCTCGTTTTGTAGCGACTCAAGAATGCGATGCGGCAGATGCTTTTAAACAAATGTATGTTAAACTCACCAAAGAAGATATCGGATTAGTAAATAGTCCTGTTCATATGGTAGGGCGTGCTATACGTAATGCTTTTGTAAAAAGAACGGAATTAGGACGTATTCCGCCTAGTCGTTGTTTCCGGTGTCTTAAAACTTGCGATCCGGCGACTACGCCTTACTGTATTACGATGGCGTTGATTCGTGCTGTACAGGGAGATGTGGATAATGCATTAATCTTTTGTGGAGCGAATGCATGGAAAATTGACAAGATTCAAAGTGTACATGATTTAATGCTTGAACTTACAACGTAATTTATGGATGATAGATAACATAGAATTCTTCTGACATTGTACATAACATGGTACAATGAAAGTTAATCAGAAAGGAGTTACTATGTACGAACAAACGACGATTGCAGCCATTGCCACACCACCCGGTGAAGGTGGAATTGGAATCATTCGTATCAGTGGTGAAGATGCATTAGAAATTGCCAATAATATATTTTTTACCCGACGTATTTCTTCCTTTAAAGAAGCGGTACCATATATGATGTATTATGGTCGAGTAACACATGAGAGTATAACTATTGATAGAGGTTTGGCGGTTTATATGAAAGCACCTCATTCTTACACGGGTGAAGATGTTGTCGAATTTCAAATTCATGGCTCTATCGAAGCTCTTCGTGCCGTATTGGAAGTAGTACTCCGACTGGGAGCCATTCCGGCGGATAGAGGGGAATTTACGAAGCGAGCATTTCTAAATGGTCGTATCGATTTAACACAAGCA
It contains:
- a CDS encoding NAD(P)H-dependent flavin oxidoreductase, whose translation is MKFPSLKIGDLCARIPIIQGGMGIGVSLSGLAGAVAKEGGIGVISAAQPGYKEEDFFRNTFKANIRALAKHLKKAREIAPKGVIGVNVMCRGENYEDYVTCAINNGADIIFSGAGLPKKLPALVEGTKTKIAPILSTAKAARVLLHLWEKHYNRTADAIVIEGPKAGGHLGYSREEVRELAHSGYESQIQKVLEVVRTYEEKFKKKIPVVFGGGVFDKKDIEHYLSLGLSGVQMASRFVATQECDAADAFKQMYVKLTKEDIGLVNSPVHMVGRAIRNAFVKRTELGRIPPSRCFRCLKTCDPATTPYCITMALIRAVQGDVDNALIFCGANAWKIDKIQSVHDLMLELTT